From the Lathyrus oleraceus cultivar Zhongwan6 chromosome 4, CAAS_Psat_ZW6_1.0, whole genome shotgun sequence genome, one window contains:
- the LOC127136336 gene encoding uncharacterized protein LOC127136336 — protein MLIRDCNIFGSEEGPELGSQWTLVFDGSSNAHGNAIGAVITSPTGFHLPFTAMLCFECTNNIVGYEACIFGIEVAIDLGIKILEVYGDSTLVISQVKGDWEAQDHKLIPYKERVLTPIPYFDEITFNHIPIEENQLVDSLATLSSMFKVKWKNEAPTFHLDYLDESANCLASEDEADDHPLFYDITRFLENQEYHVDASIIDKKYLQKLSSKFF, from the coding sequence ATGCTGATTAGAGACTGCAACATCTTCGGATCTGAGGAAGGACCAGAGCTTGGATCCCAGTGGACCTTGGTatttgatggatcttctaatgctCATGGCAATGCCATTGGGGCAGTCATCACCTCCCCCACTGGTTTCCATTTACCCTTCACCGCAATGTTATGTTTTGAATGTACCAACAATATAGTGGGATACGAAGCATGTATCTTTGGCATTGAAGTTGCTATTGATCTTGGGATCAAAATTCTTGAAGTATACGGAGATTCAACATTGGTTATCAGccaagtcaaaggagattgggaAGCTCAAGATCACAAGCTCATTCCTTACAAGGAGCGTGTCCTAACACCGATCCCATACTTTGACGAGATTACATTCAACCACATTCCTATAGAGGAAAACCAGCTAGTCGATtccttggcaactttgtcatccatgtttaaggtcaaaTGGAAAAATGAAGCACCAACTTTCCATCTCGACTACTTGGACGAGTCTGCCAACTGTCTGGCATCAGAAGACGAAGCTGACGATCATCCTTTGTTCTACGACATCACAAGATTCTTAGAGAACCAAGAGTATCATGTGGATGCATCAATCATCGATAAGAAGTATCTTCAGAAGCTATCATCCAAGTTCTTCTGA